The following are encoded in a window of Chlorocebus sabaeus isolate Y175 chromosome 22, mChlSab1.0.hap1, whole genome shotgun sequence genomic DNA:
- the NECTIN3 gene encoding nectin-3 isoform X1, translating into MARTPRPAPLCPGGGKAQLSSVSLLGAGLLLQPPTPPPLLLLLFPLLLFSRLCGALAGPIIVEPHVTAVWGKNVSLKCLIEVNETITQISWEKIHGKSSQTVAVHHPQYGFSVQGEYQGRVLFKNYSLNDATITLHNIGFSDSGKYICKAVTFPLGNAQSSTTVTVLVEPTVSLIKGPDSLIDGGNETVAAICIAATGKPVAHIDWEGDLGEMESTTTSFPNETATIISQYKLFPTRFARGRRITCVVKHPALEKDIRYSFILDIQYAPEVSVTGYDGNWFVGRKGVNLKCNADANPPPFKSVWSRLDGQWPDGLLASDNTLHFVHPLTFNYSGVYICKVTNSLGQRSDQKVIYISDPPTTTTLQPTIQWHPSTADIEDLATEPKKLPFPLSTLATIKDDTIATIIASVVGGALFIVLVSVLAGIFCYRRRRTFRGDYFAKNYIPPSDMQKESQIDVLQQDELDSYPDSVKKENKNPVNNLIRKDYIEEPEKTQWNNVENLNRFERPMDYYEDLKMGMKFVSDEHYDENEDDLVSHVDGSVISRREWYV; encoded by the exons GTGCCTTAGCTGGACCAATTATTGTGGAGCCACATGTCACAGCAGTATGGGGAAAGAATGTTTCACTGAAGTGTTTAATTGAAGTAAATGAAACCATAACGCAAATTTCATGGGAGAAGATACATGGCAAAAGTTCACAGACTGTTGCAGTTCACCATCCCCAATATGGATTCTCTGTTCAAGGAGAATATCAGGGAAGAGTcttgtttaaaaattactcaCTTAATGATGCAACAATTACTCTGCATAACATAGGATTCTCTGATTCTGGAAAATACATCTGCAAAGCTGTTACATTCCCGCTTGGAAATGCCCAGTCCTCTACAACCGTAACTGTGTTAG ttgAACCCACTGTGAGCCTGATAAAAGGGCCAGATTCTTTAATTGATGGAGGAAATGAAACAGTAGCAGCCATTTGTATCGCAGCCACTGGAAAACCCGTTGCACATATTGACTGGGAAGGTGATCTTGGTGAAATGGAATCCACTACAACTTCTTTTCCAAATGAAACGGCAACGATTATCAGCCAGTACAAGCTATTTCCAACCAGATTCGCTAGAGGAAGGCGAATTACTTGCGTTGTAAAACATCCAGCCTTGGAAAAGGACATCCGATACTCTTTCATATTAGACATACAGT atgCTCCTGAAGTTTCGGTAACAGGGTATGATGGAAATTGGTTTGTAGGAAGAAAAGGTGTTAATCTCAAATGTAATGCTGATGCAAATCCACCACCCTTCAAATCTGTGTGGAGCAG GTTGGATGGACAATGGCCTGATGGTTTATTGGCTTCAGACAATACTCTTCATTTTGTCCATCCATTGACTTTCAACTATTCTGGTGTTTATATCTGTAAAGTGACCAATTCCCTTGGTCAAAGAAGTGACCAAAAAGTCATCTACATTTCAG ATCCTCCTACTACTACCACCCTTCAGCCTACAATTCAGTGGCATCCCTCAACTGCTGACATCGAGGATCTAGCAACAGAACCTAAAAAATTGCCCTTCCCATTGTCAACTTTGGCAACAATTAAGGATGACACAATTGCCACGATCATTGCTAGTGTAGTGGGTGGGGCTCTCTTCATAGTACTTGTAAGTGTTTTGGCTGGAATATTCTGCTATAGGAGAAGACGGACGTTTCGTGGAGACTACTTTGCCAAGAACTACATTCCACCATCAGATATGCAAAAAGAATCACAAATAGATGTTCTTCAACAAGATGAGCTTGATTCTTACCCAGAtagtgtaaaaaaagaaaacaaaaatccagtGAACAATCTAATACGTAAAGACTATATAGAAGAGCCTGAAAAAACTCAGTGGAACAATGTAGAAAATCTCAATAGGTTTGAAAGACCAATGGATTATTATGAAGATCTAAAAATGGGAATGAAGTTCGTCAGTGATGAACATTATGATGAAAATGAAGATGACTTAGTTTCACATGTAGATGGTTCCGTAATTTCCAGGAGGGAGTGGTATGTTTAG